Below is a genomic region from Prevotella melaninogenica.
CAGCGATGGTATGCCAATGGTACTCAATGAGAAAGGTCAAGTGACAACCGACGATATCAACTTCCAAGAGCGTACAAAGACCGACTTCTTGAAGTATGAAGGTCCTACCGATCCACCACATACGGGTTCGCTTGGCAATATGTTCACCTATCGTGGCTTCCGTCTGAACGTGTTCTTCACATATGCTTTCGGTAATGTCGTACGCCTTGATCCTAAGTTCCGTGCACGTTATAACGACCTCGTTTCTATGACCAATGCGTTCAAGAACCGTTGGATGGCAGCAGGTGAGGAGAAGGAAACCAACGTTCCAGGTATCCTTTCAAAGAGTCAGTATATGGCAAACACCAATGTTCGCTTGGGCTACAACGCTTACAACTACAGCGATGCACGTATTGCAAAGGGCGACTTCATCCGCCTCAAAGAGATTTCTTTAGGCTATGACTTCCCTGCACAGATGTTCCAGAGCAGTATGATCAAGAACGTATCGTTGAAGCTTCAAGCTACCAACCTCTTCCTGCTCTATGCTGACAAGCGACTCAATGGTCAGGACCCAGAGTTCTATAATGTGGGTGGTGTAGCATCGCCTATGCCAAAACAATTTACGTTAACAGTAAAACTTGGACTTTAAAACTTTATGAAGATGAAGGTCAAAAAATATATTCTATACTTGCCAGTGGCTGCGTTAGCGTTAGCACTTACGTCGTGTAACGACTTCCTTGACAAGTATCCAGACAGCCGTATGGACCTTAAGAATCCTACGGAAGTGAGCCAGTTGTTGGTGAGTGCTTATCCACAGGCGCACCCAGCTTACCTTACTGAGATGTATTCGGACAATACTGACGAGCAACTGCATAGTACTTGGAGTGCGTTCGACCGTTTCCAAGAGCAGGCTTATCAGTGGAAAGATATTGACGATGTGAGCAATACGGAGACTCCTTACCAGTTGTGGTCGGCGCATTATGCTGCTATATCTTCTTGTAATGAGGCGATTGCTTTTATCAATAGTGTGTCAAATCAAGATGAATATCAGGAGCAGTTGGGTGAAGCTTTGCTCTGCAGAGCGTTCTCAATGTTCCAGTTGTCAACCGTTTTCTGTCAGGCTTACGACAAGACTACGGCTGCCAAAGAGTTGGGTTTGCCTTATCCAACAGAGCCAGAGAAGGTCGTTGGTCGATTGATAGAGCGTGGCACGTTAGCTGAACTCTATCAGAAGATTGAGGCAGACATGCTGAAAGGTATTTCTCTTGTCGGTACAAAGTATGCGAAGCCTAAGTTCCACTTCACTAAGCAGGCGGCTTACGCTTTCGCAACTCGCTTCTATCTCTATGCACAGCAGTATGACAAGGCGGTGAAGTATGCTAACATGGTATTGGGCGATCAGCCAGCTGACATCCTCCGCAACTGGGCAGAATGGAACCGCTTGGGTCCAAGTGGTAACGTACAACCCAATGCTTTCGTGGCAGCAAGCAACAATGCGAATATCATGTTGTTGACAGTTCCTTCACAGTGGGGAGTCATCAGTATTCCTATTCTCGCTGGTAGCAAGTATGCGCATGGTGAGTTGATTAGCAAGAACGAGACCCTGCAGGCGCCTGGTCCATGGGGTGACAGCGGTTCAAGTTTGAACTATACCGTTCTATATAATAATGGTGTATCAAAGTATTGCTTGCGTAAAATCCCTTACGTTCCTAAGGTCATCGATGCAACTGCGGAGATTGGAGTACCTTACGGAGAGTATGCAGTGTTCAGCACAGACATCACCCTGCTTGAGCGTGCTGAGGCTTATGCCCTCTTAGGTCAGTATGACAAGGCTTTGAAGGACATCAACACCGAGTTGACTGTCTTCTCAAAGAACAGAAAGCAACTCAAACTTGCAGACATTCAAGACTTCTATGGTTCAATGGCTTATTACACACCAACAAAG
It encodes:
- a CDS encoding RagB/SusD family nutrient uptake outer membrane protein, encoding MKVKKYILYLPVAALALALTSCNDFLDKYPDSRMDLKNPTEVSQLLVSAYPQAHPAYLTEMYSDNTDEQLHSTWSAFDRFQEQAYQWKDIDDVSNTETPYQLWSAHYAAISSCNEAIAFINSVSNQDEYQEQLGEALLCRAFSMFQLSTVFCQAYDKTTAAKELGLPYPTEPEKVVGRLIERGTLAELYQKIEADMLKGISLVGTKYAKPKFHFTKQAAYAFATRFYLYAQQYDKAVKYANMVLGDQPADILRNWAEWNRLGPSGNVQPNAFVAASNNANIMLLTVPSQWGVISIPILAGSKYAHGELISKNETLQAPGPWGDSGSSLNYTVLYNNGVSKYCLRKIPYVPKVIDATAEIGVPYGEYAVFSTDITLLERAEAYALLGQYDKALKDINTELTVFSKNRKQLKLADIQDFYGSMAYYTPTKPTPKKRLHPLFTIEATTQEPLLQCLLQLKRLVTIHEGFRLQDVKRYGITMYRRKVDVQSNVTAVTDSMKIGDPRLAIQLPQDVITAGVKPNPRNN